Proteins from a genomic interval of Watersipora subatra chromosome 10, tzWatSuba1.1, whole genome shotgun sequence:
- the LOC137405643 gene encoding uncharacterized protein, giving the protein MKLHLLLLLLLSAPDIAGALNCYYCKSEVYGEDCWNDGAVANSSKVINEPCDSPENTEVFCYIQRRMIGNTDLFISRFCGKDMGFELGCTTGNSSETLVETCVCNTDLCNLAPRSTRVSWPFLFSIQGAFLAYRCAKQLSALQ; this is encoded by the exons ATGAAGTTGCATTTGCTCTTACTTCTCTTGCTTTCGGCACCCGATATAGCAG GTGCTCTAAACTGCTACTACTGCAAATCTGAAGTTTATGGAGAAGATTGCTGGAATGATGGTGCAGTAGCTAACTCTTCAAAG GTAATAAATGAACCTTGTGATTCGCCAGAGAATACAGAAGTCTTTTGCTATATTCAAAGAAGGATGATCGGCAATACGGACCTCTTCATTTCAAG ATTTTGTGGGAAAGACATGGGTTTCGAGTTAGGATGTACAACAGGAAATTCTTCAGAGACTCTAGTAGAGACCTGTGTGTGCAACACCGATCTCTGTAACCTGGCTCCTCGGTCTACTAGAGTGTCATGGCCATTTCTGTTCAGCATACAAGGAGCCTTTTTAGCTTATCGGTGTGCTAAGCAGCTATCAGCTCTACAGTAG
- the LOC137405644 gene encoding uncharacterized protein, which produces MKDTNLECDNSTSSEEEDMGDACLLMISISQVDKPKLFISRECARASVILPPACTANNVEGRAEIQCLCFTDLCNDFMSMDNITTSTVTTHSVDASSSMNGTSTNCGQDLSGIYVEQLLVLVIGLRKLMS; this is translated from the exons ATGAAG GATACAAACTTGGAGTGTGACAATTCAACAAGCTCAGAGGAAGAAGATATGGGGGATGCTTGTCTTTTAATGATAAGTATCAGTCAAGTGGACAAACCAAAGTTATTTATCTCAAG GGAATGCGCAAGGGCCTCAGTGATCCTGCCACCAGCTTGTACAGCCAACAATGTCGAAGGAAGGGCTGAGATTCAGTGTCTATGCTTTACTGATCTTTGTAACGACTTTATGTCTATGGACAACATAACAACATCTACTGTAACAACACACTCTGTAGATGCTAGTTCAAGTATGAATGGTACAAGCACCAACTGTGGACAGGACTTAAGCGGTATATACGTAGAACAGTTACTTGTGTTAGTGATTGGGCTGCGAAAGCTGATGTCATAG